AATGAGTCAATGAATTCTACTAAGGCATCAAATATAGCAAATAATCTCAGGACTCTCAAAACTGTAGCCTTTGAACACTATATGAATAATAATGACGGGACAAATATAAATAATAATATACTTAAACTTGATAAATATATTAACAGTGAAAAAATTTCATCGGGCGAGTCTCTTAGCGAGGGCTGTTATGGAATTTATGACGGTGAGAAAGATTCTTATTTTGTAGGCTATAAATTTGCTGATAACGAGGAATCAATCAAGAAAAAACTTAAATCACGGGCAAATGTTCTCGGTCTGAAATTTTCAGATAGTAACCCGGAGTCCGGCACTGGAGACAGCGTCGTTTGGCTCAAAGTCATGTAATCAAGAAAAATTTTTGTGAGTTAGCACCCTTTCTAGCAAAATTAGAGAGGGTGTTTATTTTTGCGCTGTTATATAATGTGTAGGAATAATTTATTTTATCTAGTGAAGGAATGATTTATTATGCAGTTCAGGCGGTTCGGAAATAAATTTTTTGTGAGAATGGACAGAGGCGAAGAAATTATTAAGACTCTTCAGGATTTCTGCGTTAAAGAAAGAATCACGCTCGCTGAAGTAAAAGCACTCGGCTCAATTGATGATTTTGAGGTCGCACTCTTTGATATTAACGATAAAAAATTTCACTCAAATAAATTTACATTTCCGGCAGAAATTGTGAATCTCTGGGGAACTATTACGACTAAAGAAGGCGAGATTTATTCACATATTCACATGAGCGCGGCAAATAAGGACGGTCAAGTTTTCGGCGGTCATTTAGTTAGTGCTGTTGTGTTTGCTACTTGTGAAATGATTATAGATGATATTTCCGAGGGCAATTCTAATAATTACGTCGTCGAACGCAAATTTAGTGACGAAGTAGGCATAAATTTATTTGAATTTCTTGATTAACTTGATTAATTTATGGACTCATTAACGGGACTTCTTACGCGCGGGGAATTTCACACACAGGCAGCAAATATAATCAACTCCGGCAAAAAATGGGCTGCTTTTGTCTGGCTGAATCTTGACAACTTCAAAATGTTTAATAGCAGATTCGGCTTTAATCACGGCGATAATTTACTGCGAGAAATTGCAAACGCCCTCACTGTCATATTTCCGAGTGATTTAATAGCGCGCTTCAATGATGATAATTTTGTGATTTTGACTGATTGGACAACAGCAGAGACTAATATAGAAAATATTCAAGCCTATATTTACGCAATACATCAAAATATAACTTTGAGACTTAGAGCCGGAATTTATCTCCCGTCAACGAGTTCGCAAAATGAAGACGTTAGAATCTCCTGCGACCGCGCAAAACTAGCCTGCGACAGTATACGCAAAAATCATAGTGTCAGCTCCTGCATGTTTCACGAGGGAATGAGCAAAGAATTAGCTTTGCAGCAATATATACTTGATAATTTAGATTATGCTATGAGACATGGATATATTAAGACTCTCTATCAGCCTATTGTGAGTCTCTCAAGCGGGCAAATCTGCGAGGTTGAGGCCTTAGCACGATGGAACAGCCCCGAACACGGTTTTATTTCGCCGTCTGACTTTATACCGACTCTTGAACAGTATAGAGAAATTCACAAAATCGATATTCATTCTTTAAAGCAAGTTTGCAGGGATTATAAAAATAGGCTTGACTCTGGCTTGAAAGTTTTGCCAGTCTCTATAAATTTATCGCGGCTTGACTTTGAACTCTGTGATATATATATCGAGACAGAAAAAATTTTAGAATCGTGTAACGTCCCTCCTGAAATGATCAGAATCGAAATCACAGAGAGCGCAAATGAAGACGACACGGCATTATTGAATCTCGGCATAGAAAAATTTAGAGCTTCAGGCCATGAAATTTGGATGGATGATTTCGGGGCGGGTTATTCGTCATTGAACGTGTTAAAAGATTATAATTTCGACACAGTAAAATTTGATATGGAATTCTTGAACGGCTTTGACATAAATAAATCTGACAAGGCAAAATATATTATCAGTTCGAGTCTCTCAATGGCTCGTTTAATGGGAATGAAGGCACTTGCTGAAGGTGTCGAGACCTCCGAACAGTTAGAATATTTGACATCAATAGGCTTTGACATGGCTCAGGGGTATTTATTCGGGAAGCCTATGACTTTAGACGAAATTTTTACACTTGAAAGGAGTTCGCAATAAATGAAATTCACAAAGATGCACGGCTGCGGGAATGATTATATTTATGTAGATTGTTTTCGCGAAAAAGTTATAAATCCTGAAGAACTAGCTATAAAAATTTCTGACAGGCATTTCGGAGTAGGCAGCGACGGACTTATTTTAATTCAACCTTCAGACAAGGCCGATGCTTTTATGCAGCTATATAATGCTGACGGATCAGCCGGGACAATGTGCGGAAATGGAATCAGGTGCACAGCAAAATTTATTTACGATCACGGCATTATTTCACCTGATAAGCGTAAAACTTTAATAGATACTCCGGCGGGCGTGAAAGAAATTGCTTTAACAGTCGAGAACGGCAGAGTCACGAGCGCAAGTGTTGACATGGGAATTGCTAAAATCACAAGCGAAATTCCGGAAAATATTATAGTTCATGACATGAATTTAAAATTTGTCGGAGCTTACACGGGAACAGAACACGCAGTATATTTTATTGAAGACAACCCCGAATTAATTAATATATTCAAGTGGCCTGATTCAAAATTTGCTGTAGAGGGCGATTATTTCGAGAAACATTCAAGATTCCCCCATCGTGTAAATTCTGAATTTATAGAGATTCTTTCACGCAAAGAAATAAACATGAGAGTCTACGAACGAGGCAGCGGGGAGACTCTGGCGTGCGGGACTGGTGCGGCTGCGGCTGCGTTTGCTGGCTTTAAAGCTGGAAAACTTGACTCTGATGTATTAGTTCACTTGAGGGGCGGCGACTTGAATATAAAAATTTGTCCCGATCATAAATGCATAATGACCGGCCCGGCCGTTGAAGTCTTCACAGGTGAATATATTGCAAATTAATAGTGTCTCGGCAAACAGCATATTAACTCGCTCAAATCTGCCAGTATCTGACTATTCAGCGAATCCATATATAGGCTGTGAACATGCCTGCAAATATTGTTACGCCTCATTCATGAAGAGATTCACGAATCACCCGGAAGAATGGGGCGAATTTGTTGATATAAAGACTTGGCCGGCCTTAAAAGCAAGCAAATATCACGGTAAAGAAATTTTTTTGTCGTCAGTAACTGATCCGTATCAGCCATTAGAAGCAAAATTTTGCCGAACTAAAAAATTATTAGAAGAATTACAGGGCAGCGGCGCAAAAATAAGCATTGCTACAAAGTCAGATTTAATATTGCGAGATTTAGATATAATCAAAACTTTTACGAATCCGCGAGTCTCATTCTCAATTAATACTCTTAATGAAGATTTCAGGGCTTCAATGGATAAGGCCGTAAGCATAGAAAGAAGACTAAACGCAATGAAAATTTTACATGATTCAGGAATCCGCACGACCTGTTTTATTTCGCCGATATTTCCGGGAATTACTGACGTTGAGGCAATTATTACGCGAGCTAAAAATATTTGTAATCTCGTTTGGCTGGAAAATTTGAATTTACGCGGAAATTATAAGCCCGTTATACTGAACTGGATTCACGAGAATAAACCCGAATTAGACTCGCTTTATCATGAAATTTATACAAAGAAAGATTTAACTTACTGGCACGAACTCGACGAGAGAATAAAATTTTTTGCGAATAATAACGGCCTTGAATATGTCAGGAACGATGACTCATTCAAGCGCAAATTTGACGAGCCGCCTATAATCGTTAATTATTTCTATCATGATGAGCTGCTCAGGAACAAGAAAAAATAATTTATAGTAAAATATATACAATAAAATTTTTAGCGAAAGAGGTTGTTAATAATGACAGATAATGAAAGATATGTGCGTGAAGAAGTATTTAATGAGAGTATGCGCAAGATTGACGAACGTTTTGCAAAGATTGACGAGCGATTCGCAAAAGTAGACGAGAGATTTAACGCTATAGAAAACCGTCTAGCTGATATGTCGGGCGAAATAAAATCAATCAATGCTCGTATTGAGGGCGTTATAGATACTTTTTCAGTGGCAATTAACGGCCTGAATTCCCGAATCGACGACATAAGGGACAGCCAAGCATACGGAGCAGCAAAATGGGGGATAATTGTAGCTTTCTTTGTCGGAATCGTTCAAGTAGCAACATCTGTAATTCTTCATTTCTGGAAATAATATAATAACAGAGTCGGAGATTCATAACCTGCCCCGACTCTGAGAGAATGAATTTATTTACATGCTTGTGCGATAACTTTTGCGGCTTTCACTAACAAATTTTCAGGAATATTTACAGGCGGCAATAATCTTAATTTATCCTTTGCAGTAGTACATAATACCCCGTTATTAATGCATTCCTGCGCGGCCTCTCTTGAAGGTCTTGACGGTTTGACTCCCAGCATTAAACCTATACCAGTCGGGTTAAAATCTGATAGAATCTCCCGCAAAATCTCTCCTTTTCGCGTTACTTCCTGCAATAAATCATCGTCTATGCGCGATAAAATATTACAAGCTCCCGCACAAATTGCCGGATTCCCCCCGAATGTCGAGCCGTGATCGCCGTGATTAAATACGTTTTGAACTTTCTCATTAAATAATGTCGCCCCTATAGGAAGCCCGCCGCCGAGTCCCTTTGCAACTGTTACAATATCAGGCTGGAATCCATAATGCTCATAAGCGAATAATTTACCAGTTCGGCCATTTCCTGTTTGAACCTCGTCAATTATAAGCAAAATATTTTTATCGTTCACAAATTTTTTTATTGCCTCGGCGTATTCATGAGTCAAAGGCACGACACCGCCTTCACCCTGTATGCATTCAATCATGATTGCTGCCAGCTTATTTTCTCGTGAAATTTTTTCGAGCTCGTCAATATCTCCCGCGTGGGCATATACGAATCCCGGCGTTAAAGGCTGATATAATTCGTGATAGTGTTCTTGACCAGTCGCAGCAAGAGTCGTTATTGTCCGACCGTGAAAGCTGTTCCATAGGGTAATAATATTAAAGTGTTCGGGACTCTTTGAGTCGGCTGCAAATTTTCTCGCGGCTTTAATTGCGCACTCGTTGGCTTCTGCTCCTGAATTGGAGAAAAATACTCGGCTCATTCCTGAACGTTCACAGAGCATTTTTGCAAGTTTCGCACAAGGTTCATTATAGTATAAATTAGAAGTGTGCTGAATTTTTCCTAACTGGGCAATAACAGCATTCCGCCATTCTTCATCAGCTGCCCCGAATAAATTAACGCCTATTCCGCTGCCCATGTCAATATATTCGCGGCCGTCTTCGTCATAAATTAATGAGTTCGAACCTGAAGCAATCTCAACTTCAAAACGGTTATAAGCATTGACTATAAAATTTTCATCAAGTGAACGAGTATTCATAAATATAATCACTCCGATAAAATAAATAAATAAATATAAATTTTCTATGCAATTATATAATAAATTTATCGCAAAAAAACGGCCTCCCCTGTATTTCTACAAAGAAGACCGCTCGAAAGGATGCATGACAAATAGATTTACATCAAGATTTATAGATAGACACCACGTAAAGCAACAATATCGGCGACTCGCTTAATTGCTGCGATGTAGGCAGATCGTCTCATAGTAACTTTTTTGTCCTGAGCATATTCCCAGACTCTATTAAAATTTTCTTTCATTAAATTAACGAGTCTCTCATTATATTCTGCTTCAGTCCAAGAATAGCCCTGTAAATTCTGCGCCCACTCAAAATAAGAACCTATAACGCCGCCGGAGTTTGCTAAGAAGTCAGGTACAACAATAACGCCTGCGTCCTTCAAAATCTCTTCACCCTCAGGAGTTGTAGGACTATTCGCGCCCTCAAGGATATATTTTGCTTTGACTTTATCAGCTGTGTCTTGATTAATAACGCCCTGTAATGCGCAAGGTAAAAGAAAATCGCAGTCAACTAATATTGCATCGTTAACGCCTAATTTTTCGCAGCCTTCTGACTCAAAGCCTTCAAGTTTGCGACCTCGTTGATGCGGGTCTCTATTTACGTACTCAAATGCTTTAGAGATATTAACGCCCCTAGGATTATAATATGTTCCTGTTGTGTCGCTTATTGCAACGATTGTAGCGCCTGCTTCTTCTAAGAATTTTGCTGCATAACTCGCGACATTTCCGAAACCGTGAACGGAAATTTTTAATTTTTCAGGATCAAGCCCCTTCAAGCGCATTAACTCAAACGCACAAGCAGCCAAGCCCCGCCCTGTTGCCTCAGTACGGCCTTTTGCGCCCCAGTAGTCGATGGGTTTTCCTGTCAACATAGCAGGCTCAAAGTGTCCGAGCATTTTACAAATTGTGTCCATGATCCAGACCATTTCTTGACCGCCTGTATACATATCGGGCGCGGGAATATCGCTCCAACGTCCGATAATGGGTGCGATTCTTGCTCCGAAAGTACGTGACATTCTTTCTTTTTCTCGGCGAGTCAATTTCGTGGGATCGCAGCAAATTCCGCCCTTGCCGCCGCCGTAGGGAATTCCCGCAAGTGAACATTTCCAAGTCATGATCATAGCGAGTCCTTCGCATTCGTCGCCGCTTACGTCAAGAGCATAACGTATACCGCCTTTTGACGGGCCCAAAGCTGTAGAGTGCTGAATTCTATATCCCTTGAAAACTTGAACGCTTCCGTCTTCCATTTCGACGGGTACAGAGACATCGAGTCTGCGTTCTGAGTAGCTTAACATTGATATTAAACTTTCGCTTAAGTGCATATCATCGGCCGCCGCATAGAAATCACGTAGAGCCGTATCGAGTAATAAGTTGTCGGATCTTCTCCGTTCAGTCATTAAATAACACCTTCAAATAGTTAGACAATTTTTAATTTTTTATTTAATAATTTAACGGTTGAGAATTTTACAAGGGTATTCTTATTTTGTCAAATCGTATTAGTAAACAAGTTTAAAAATTTTTTGTGTGAAATCTTGTTATTGCTTGTGTTATGAGAGATATAAAAATTTTTTGTGAGTTATATATTTGCCAGCGACAAATTACGGAGTGAGACGAGAAATTTATACATAAGCGAGTGAAAATTTTGCAGTAATTATTGAATGTATCAAATCAGCCCGATATTTTTGCTTGAGTCTCTCATGTGAAAGAGTAAATAATTTTGCGTAATTATCAAGCCAGCCCGATAATATTTACTGTGAAAAGTGTAAATGATTTATTATAATTTGCTTGAGTTCGCAGCTATAAAAATATTCCTGTGATAAAATTTGCTTGTAAATAAAAAATTTTAATGGAGCGTTTATAATGACAGAAGCAGCAAAAATTAATCACGACGCATTAAAGACTCTCAGGGACGATATAGAATGCAAGACAGGCTTTAAAATCGTGAAGATAGAAGACGGCCTCGCAGTTAGTGAGCTTGATTTACAAGAAGAACATTTTAACCCGTACGGAATACCATATGGCGGAGTCTTATTCACAATGGCTGATGATACATCGGGATTAGCTTTCATAAGTGCAGGAGGGAACGGCGTAACAGTAAACGGGCATGTTGATTATTTGCGGGGATCTAGGGACGCTCAAAAATTGATATGTACTGCAAAAGTGAGAAAAGCAGGCAGAAGGATTCATTATATAGACGCTGATATAGTGAATGAAAAGGGGCTAGACCTCTGCCGCTTCAAATTTGTATTCTTGAATCTTGACAGTTAAATAAATTATGCTGCTGAGTCGTTCATGATTTCAATAAAATCTCCGAGTCTTGTCTCGATTTGGCCGCTGTCAGTCTGTGAGAAATCAGTATCAAGCCTCAAATACGGCAAGTGTAAATCATTTTGCGCAAGAGTCATAGTGTTATATGCTTCAACGGCGAAAGTATGACAGCCCTGTAAAACTATTTCGATTATGCCGTCAACTTGATATTCTTTCACGAGCGATTTAATATCGTTGAATCTCTCATTATTTGGACTCATGACTGAGCAGTTAATCTTTAAATAACGTTCAGCAAGTGCCTTATAAGGGTCATTATTATTCTCGTCGACTAAAAATTTTTGAGTTCTAGGCCCAGCGCAGTTATCAGCACAAACATAATCGGCTCCGAGCTCTTCAAGACGCTTTATAACTTTATCGCGGACTCCGGCATTTGGGCAGCCAGTAATTAAGACTCTTGGCCGGTTTTCTGTATTATCGCGGACTCTTGATTTAAATTCTTGTGTGATTCTCTTAACTTTTGCGATTAAGTCATCATCAGTAAAATGAAAGTCAATACTTTCTGCCGCTGTGCTGAGTTCATAGCCTGACACGGGGGAGGGCTTAATTTTTGCGACCTCGTATAAATCTACTATTGCGCGGCGTAACTTGTTGCGATAAATAATAGCCTCGTGTAATTTTTCCGGAGTGATATTCACATTAAATAATTTCTCAAGAAAATTTGCGGCTCGTTTTATCTCAAGAGTAAAGGACTCTAAAGCTAATTCTTGATCCCTACCCTGCGGCAAATTCATGACGTGAACGGGCTTAATTAGATTCATGAGCTCATACATTTTCTTTTTCCCGTCGCAAGTTGTCTCGGCTAATATCCCATCAGAGAAATAAAAAAATGGGCATTGATCGCTGATAGCCATTCCGTAACTAGCTTTGATTAACGGGCATAAAGTTTTAGGGAGTCTTGTTTCAGCTTCGGGGATTCCCTGTTCACTCTTCCCGCAGAGTCCCACGGAAATAGCCCCGGCAGCGTTAATAATTTCTAGTGGAGTGTACGAACAAAAGCAGCCGATTACTTTTTTGCCGCTTTTCTTGGCCTCGTAAAGACTCATAAATGATTTCTTGCGTGATTCGTTGAAAGTCTCAAAATTTTTAGGTAGTGAAAGCATTAAAATTATTCCCCCTCGTTAAAATTCTTGCTTAAATCCTAAATGTGAATCATAAAACTTTCAATAATGAAATCATTATATATTTTCCTTATTCAATGCTCCAGTTTGCCCAGCGTTTTAACTCATATTGCTTGAGATTTCCGGATTCTATTTCATTTATGGCCGAGTCTATGCGAGCTAATAATTTTTCTTTGTGTGTGGGAATTCTGCCCTTAATCGGAAATAAATTCGTCTTGTGAGTCGCGTCCCATATCGTTGAAATATTTAATTGCGATAAAATTCCCCGGCCTTCTTTGAGAGCTTCAAAAGGCGGCATTCTGTGAAATTCATGACTTCTGACTTTTTCGACCAGTCCCGCGCCCTTGAATAATACAAGAGTTACGACTGTTAATTGAAACGGGTTAGCTTGATTTAATAAATTTATAGTGCCGCTGATATGACTCTCTGACATGTCAAGCCCGCCGAGTCCCAGCATTATATAACACGAATATTTTATATTTGCCTCGTCAAGCATTTGCATGGCCTGTAGATTTTGTGCGCTAGTTACTCCCTTATTGTGAAAATTTAAGACTTCATCAGAGCCGGACTCGATTCCTATACATAGTCTGTCAAAGCCTGAGTCATGCAAAATTTTCAGCTCGTCCTGAGTCTTTCGTGTAATATCATCAGCACGGGCAAAAGCTGAAATATATTCAAGCTCCGGAAAATGTGATTTAATAATACCTGCAATTTTTAGCAATTTATCAGGACTTAACACAAAAGGATTCCCGCCGGCAAGTAAAAATCTCTTGGCCGAGTTAATTTTTTGCTCGTGAATATAGCGCAATTTCTTAATATTTGACTCGATCTCGTCAAGTGAAAGCTCACGAAATTTTTTGCCCTGATTCAAATCGCAATACAGGCATTTATTATAGCTGCAACTTATAGTAACAGGAATCTGAATCGTATAAGCCTCAGCCATAGGGACATAATAATAAAATCCATATTCGCCGTAAATGTCGCGTTTGAACTCGTTAATCTGCTGAATTCTATTATTTGTCATGACTTAAGCGCGCAAAAAATTTTTATATTCGTCTAAGCTCATTAAATTATCAAGTTCTGAAATATTTTCAGGTTGAATCTCAATCAGCCAGCCGTCGCCGAATGGGTCACGATTTATAATTGCCGGAGAGTCTTTAACTGAGTCATTAACTTTCACAATAACGCCTGAAACTGGAGAAATTATTTCACTCACTGATTTAGTAGCCTCGATTGAGCCGAATGAGTCGCCCGCTCTTAAATGCGTATTAACCGGGCAAATTTCAACGTGAACAATATCGCCGAGTGATTTTTGCGAGTAGTCATCAATTCCGACTCTGACAAAATTATTTATTTTCGCTGCCCATTCGTTATTATTCGTGTAAAGTAAATCATTCTTGAATTCTAGCATTATTATATTCTCCTTTGAGTGTCCAGTTTGAATCTAAATATTTAGCGAGCATTAATTTATTTATATTATTATTTATCTCGCTCAAGTCTATATTATCACCAGCAAAAAATTTTATATATTCCCGTTTAAATATATCTTGTGAAATTCCGGAGCTATAACGCAAATTTTTATCAGGCAATAAATTATCACGTGAAATATTCGAGCTTGTATCATATTGCGAAAAAAATTTTAATGACTCTTGACCGCATATAATATCGCATAAAAGAGTCATAAATTCCCGAATGTTTATATCACGCTTTAAAAAATTTTTGAGATTCACAACTTTTTTTGCAGGATCTGAACGCCTCAAAACTTTATGAATAACTCTCAAGTCCGAGTCAAATAATAAAGTCCCATGATGTAACAAAATATTATTCCTGTGAAATTGTGCCATGCCCGAAAATTTATAATTATTCACTAACAAATCATTATGATTAAATTCAAGAGTGCCGTTAATGCCGATTTTCACGAGAGAGTTTATTATAATATCAGCAAAAAATTTCAGATTATATATTTTCCTGTCATGCAAGATAAAGCTGTAATTTACATTTCCTAAATCGTGATAGACTGCCCCGCCGCCTGAATTCCGCCTGACAATTTTTATATTATTCCCGCGCGCAAAATTTATATCAATCTCGTCATAAATATTATTAAATCGTCCGAGAATTACTGCCGGTTCATTCTGCCATAAAAAGAAGCAGCCTTCAAATTTAGATAACGCGCATAAATCGCAAAAAATTTCTTCACGAGCCAAATTAAACGCTGGATTATACATTATTCGCCGTCCGGTGCATCAGGGCGCATAATTCTTATAGTCTCGTCCTGAAACCAGTCATAAATTGTGCGTTTCTGTTCGTGCTGATTTCTTAATCTCTCAATGCTTGAGCCGAGAATATAAACGGGATTCACGGGATTAATTAAATCATGGCCGAATTTTCGCAGAGTCAGACTCAAATTTTCTAACTCGTTTTCTGTATCAGTGATAAAGGCTATTAAATTCCAGTCCTCGTTCTCGTCATGATCTATATCGAACCATCCGGGCAAAAATATCCGGCGCTGTTCAGTCAAGAAAATATGCAGCTTCCCTATAAACGGCAATAAATTTTTATAATCGCCTGAAACTTTCTGCACGAATAATCTATCAGCGTCAAGAAATTTATATTTGTCGCTCTCTAATTGCGGGTAATTCTTATAGTGATTAAAATCTGCGCGTGCCCTCATGACAAAATCAACGCACAAATTACCGTAATGCAAATTATTAACTCGTGCCCATTCGTCGAGCTTAATTTGTCCGGGAGCTTGAAATTTTCTAGCAGAGACTCCGACATTCGGGAAGTCAGCAAGAAATTTTTTTATTTCCTGAGAGTCCGGCCAAGCTGCTTTTACTCGTTCACCGTCAAAAATAAAATATTTATCGTCATTAAGGCACGGCATAATTTGAAAATTTTCGCGGATTGTGATTTCCTTAATGCCCCAGTCAGTTAAGAAGGCTTTATCCATTAATTGAGTCATTATATTTAGATCAAGCATTTCACGAGCTTTTGACTCATTTATTATAATTTCTCCGGGCGGAGTAATCGGCAAATATAAATCTTTCGCGGCTCCCTCACGAGTCTTTATGCCCTTTTCTGTGAGAATGTAAATATTATTAATTTGCTGTAAATCGTCTGATTCACATAAAATTTTCAGCCCGTCCGGATTCTCGCCGGCAAGTTTAATAGTTTCTTCGTTCCAACATGGCAATTCTTGAGTGAATAACAATAATAAATTTTCCATGACTATATAATAATATAAAAAATGGGAGCCGTGAATGACTCCCCTGAAAAATTTTCGCGTTAAATCTCGTCGGCTGATTTGATTTCTTTGACTTCAGCGACAACGCCCTTTTTAAGTGTAGCAAGTGCCGGCAACTTCCCAGCGAGTCCTAATTTTTCCGTCATTCTAGCATTTCTATAACCGTCAATAACAGGAATCTTGACTCCCTTTGCCTTTGCTGCATTCTCGACTGAATTAGAAAGTTTCACCTGCGACTCGTCAATGCTTGAATAGAAAAACGCTTTTACTTCTTCAGGCTCCAACAACGTAGCTTTTAAGTGCAATTGCTCATTAATATACGACGATGCGGCCATAGCTGCGACTGCTCCGTCTGCTGCTGCTGTGATAACTTGACGCAAATATTTGCTCCGAACATCGCCCGCCGCAAAAATTCCTTCTACTGAAGTCTCCATGTGATCATTTGTGATAATCCAGCCGCCCCGTTCAGCTTTAACGAGTCCGCGCACACACTCATCATCAGGCTCTTGCCCCACGAACATAAACACGCCTGACACTGCAAGATTTGAGATTTCGCCGGTCTTAACATTTTTGAGTACGAGATTTTCAACCATTCCGTCGCCCTCGATTTTCTCTACGACTGTGTTATAAACGGGTTCAATTTTAGGATTTGCGAGTGCCTGAGCGATTGCTGCCCTGTCTGCCCTGAACTCGTCGCGCCTGTGAATGATATAGACTTTTGACGCGAATTTTGTGAGATAGCCGCCCTCTTCAACTGCTGTGTTGCCGCCTCCTACTACTGCGACCTCTAAATCTTCAAAGAATGCGCCGTCACATACTGCACAGAAACTCACGCCCTGCCCGATGTGTTCCGCTTCACCCTCACAGCCTAATCTCTTAAAGTGTGCGCCGGTTGCTACGATAACTGCTTCAGCCTCGATCTCGTTTGCTTGGCCGCTCTTGTGAGTGATAATAACTTTCTTGTCGCCTCGTAATTCGACCTTGCTGTCGTCTACCATGCGGATTTCAGTGTTGAATTTCAGCGCGTGATTCTTGAGTAAATCAC
The genomic region above belongs to Synergistaceae bacterium and contains:
- a CDS encoding 2-hydroxyacyl-CoA dehydratase — translated: MLSLPKNFETFNESRKKSFMSLYEAKKSGKKVIGCFCSYTPLEIINAAGAISVGLCGKSEQGIPEAETRLPKTLCPLIKASYGMAISDQCPFFYFSDGILAETTCDGKKKMYELMNLIKPVHVMNLPQGRDQELALESFTLEIKRAANFLEKLFNVNITPEKLHEAIIYRNKLRRAIVDLYEVAKIKPSPVSGYELSTAAESIDFHFTDDDLIAKVKRITQEFKSRVRDNTENRPRVLITGCPNAGVRDKVIKRLEELGADYVCADNCAGPRTQKFLVDENNNDPYKALAERYLKINCSVMSPNNERFNDIKSLVKEYQVDGIIEIVLQGCHTFAVEAYNTMTLAQNDLHLPYLRLDTDFSQTDSGQIETRLGDFIEIMNDSAA
- the trxB gene encoding thioredoxin-disulfide reductase → MEKHELVIIGAGPAGMSAAIYGRRAGLDVLVLEKAATGGQINITDEIENYPGVAHATGPELGDLLKNHALKFNTEIRMVDDSKVELRGDKKVIITHKSGQANEIEAEAVIVATGAHFKRLGCEGEAEHIGQGVSFCAVCDGAFFEDLEVAVVGGGNTAVEEGGYLTKFASKVYIIHRRDEFRADRAAIAQALANPKIEPVYNTVVEKIEGDGMVENLVLKNVKTGEISNLAVSGVFMFVGQEPDDECVRGLVKAERGGWIITNDHMETSVEGIFAAGDVRSKYLRQVITAAADGAVAAMAASSYINEQLHLKATLLEPEEVKAFFYSSIDESQVKLSNSVENAAKAKGVKIPVIDGYRNARMTEKLGLAGKLPALATLKKGVVAEVKEIKSADEI
- a CDS encoding radical SAM protein, which codes for MTNNRIQQINEFKRDIYGEYGFYYYVPMAEAYTIQIPVTISCSYNKCLYCDLNQGKKFRELSLDEIESNIKKLRYIHEQKINSAKRFLLAGGNPFVLSPDKLLKIAGIIKSHFPELEYISAFARADDITRKTQDELKILHDSGFDRLCIGIESGSDEVLNFHNKGVTSAQNLQAMQMLDEANIKYSCYIMLGLGGLDMSESHISGTINLLNQANPFQLTVVTLVLFKGAGLVEKVRSHEFHRMPPFEALKEGRGILSQLNISTIWDATHKTNLFPIKGRIPTHKEKLLARIDSAINEIESGNLKQYELKRWANWSIE
- a CDS encoding lipoate--protein ligase family protein, whose translation is MYNPAFNLAREEIFCDLCALSKFEGCFFLWQNEPAVILGRFNNIYDEIDINFARGNNIKIVRRNSGGGAVYHDLGNVNYSFILHDRKIYNLKFFADIIINSLVKIGINGTLEFNHNDLLVNNYKFSGMAQFHRNNILLHHGTLLFDSDLRVIHKVLRRSDPAKKVVNLKNFLKRDINIREFMTLLCDIICGQESLKFFSQYDTSSNISRDNLLPDKNLRYSSGISQDIFKREYIKFFAGDNIDLSEINNNINKLMLAKYLDSNWTLKGEYNNARIQE
- the gcvH gene encoding glycine cleavage system protein GcvH — encoded protein: MLEFKNDLLYTNNNEWAAKINNFVRVGIDDYSQKSLGDIVHVEICPVNTHLRAGDSFGSIEATKSVSEIISPVSGVIVKVNDSVKDSPAIINRDPFGDGWLIEIQPENISELDNLMSLDEYKNFLRA